From Burkholderia pseudomultivorans, the proteins below share one genomic window:
- a CDS encoding aldo/keto reductase, producing MEYVKFGATGLDVSKLVLGCMTFGEPSRGTHPWTLPEAESRPIIRRAIEAGINFFDTANMYSDGTSEEIVGRALRDFAKRDEVVIATKVFYRMRPGPNGAGLSRKAIMTDIDQSLKRLGTDYVDLYQIHRWDYHTPLEETLEALHDVVKAGKARYIGASSMFAWQFAKALYTSRQHGWTRFVSMQNHLNLLYREEEREMLPLCEAEGIAVIPWSPLARGRLTRNWDESSSRQQSDEVGQRLYDATVEADRAVVEAVAAIAAARNVPRAQVALAWVAQKRGVTAPIVGISKPQQLDDALGALELKLTDDEIATLERPYVPHAVAGFN from the coding sequence ATGGAATACGTGAAATTCGGGGCGACCGGGCTCGACGTGTCGAAACTGGTGCTCGGTTGCATGACGTTCGGCGAGCCGTCGCGCGGCACGCACCCGTGGACGCTGCCGGAGGCGGAGAGCCGCCCGATCATCCGCCGCGCGATCGAGGCCGGCATCAATTTCTTCGATACCGCGAACATGTACTCGGACGGCACGTCGGAGGAGATCGTCGGCCGCGCGCTGCGCGACTTCGCGAAGCGCGACGAGGTCGTGATCGCGACCAAGGTGTTCTACCGGATGCGCCCCGGGCCGAACGGCGCGGGCCTGTCGCGCAAGGCGATCATGACCGACATTGACCAGAGCCTGAAGCGGCTCGGTACCGACTACGTCGATCTCTACCAGATTCATCGCTGGGACTACCACACGCCGCTCGAGGAGACGCTCGAGGCGCTGCACGACGTCGTGAAGGCCGGCAAGGCGCGCTATATCGGCGCGTCGTCGATGTTCGCGTGGCAGTTCGCGAAGGCGCTGTACACGTCGCGGCAGCACGGCTGGACCCGTTTCGTCAGCATGCAGAACCACCTGAACCTGCTGTACCGCGAGGAAGAACGGGAAATGCTGCCGCTGTGCGAGGCCGAGGGCATCGCCGTGATTCCGTGGAGCCCGCTCGCGCGCGGTCGCCTGACGCGGAACTGGGACGAGTCGTCGAGCCGGCAGCAGAGCGACGAGGTCGGCCAGCGGCTGTACGACGCGACGGTCGAGGCCGATCGCGCGGTTGTCGAGGCCGTCGCCGCGATCGCGGCCGCGCGCAACGTACCGCGCGCGCAGGTGGCGCTGGCCTGGGTCGCGCAGAAGCGCGGCGTCACCGCGCCGATCGTCGGCATCTCGAAGCCGCAACAGCTGGACGATGCGCTCGGCGCGCTGGAACTGAAACTGACCGACGACGAAATCGCGACGCTCGAACGCCCGTATGTCCCGCATGCGGTCGCCGGTTTCAACTGA
- a CDS encoding CPBP family intramembrane glutamic endopeptidase codes for MPALTLPFAATWLALFAAAALAWHRPLRLASLIFAALGYAGALATGQLAPVALAPLALLAAAAWGVAPDRPLAARIAAHVVFVALAVALSVHLLPGFHNPRVIGPTRFTADAAPFTMYLNLDKPLVGLWLLWVLPWVAPDVAPSRALRTGAVAALATAAACLAGALAFGMVGWAPKWPPSAWLWLANNLLLVTLAEEALFRGYVQGSLTRALRAFAWGPWAALAIAAVLFGAAHAAGGWPWIVLGTVAGIGYGLAWRRGGLLAAALAHAGLNIVHFGLFTYPMLAAAR; via the coding sequence ATGCCCGCCCTGACTCTCCCGTTCGCCGCGACCTGGCTCGCGCTGTTTGCCGCAGCCGCCCTCGCGTGGCACCGTCCGCTGCGCCTCGCCAGTCTGATTTTCGCCGCGCTCGGTTACGCGGGTGCGCTGGCGACCGGTCAGCTCGCGCCGGTCGCGCTGGCGCCGCTCGCGCTGCTGGCCGCGGCCGCATGGGGTGTCGCCCCCGACCGGCCGCTCGCGGCGCGCATCGCCGCGCACGTCGTGTTCGTCGCGCTGGCGGTCGCGCTCAGCGTGCACCTGCTCCCCGGCTTCCACAATCCGCGCGTGATCGGCCCGACGCGCTTCACCGCGGATGCCGCGCCGTTCACGATGTACCTGAATCTCGACAAGCCGCTCGTCGGCCTATGGCTGCTGTGGGTGCTGCCGTGGGTCGCGCCCGACGTCGCGCCGTCGCGCGCGCTGCGCACGGGTGCAGTGGCCGCGCTCGCGACGGCGGCCGCGTGCCTGGCCGGTGCGCTCGCGTTCGGCATGGTCGGCTGGGCGCCCAAATGGCCGCCGTCGGCCTGGCTGTGGCTCGCGAACAACCTGCTGCTCGTCACGCTCGCCGAAGAAGCGCTGTTTCGCGGCTACGTGCAGGGCAGCCTGACGCGTGCGTTGCGCGCGTTCGCGTGGGGACCGTGGGCCGCACTCGCGATCGCTGCGGTGCTGTTCGGCGCCGCGCACGCGGCCGGCGGCTGGCCATGGATCGTGCTCGGCACGGTGGCCGGCATCGGTTACGGCCTCGCGTGGCGGCGCGGCGGACTGCTCGCGGCCGCGCTCGCGCACGCGGGGCTGAACATCGTGCACTTCGGGTTGTTTACCTATCCGATGCTCGCCGCCGCGCGCTGA